Part of the Paludisphaera borealis genome, CCCCCCCGCGCCACCGACAGTCATTTCAACAAATGGCGTTGAAAAAAGGCGACGAAGTCGCGAGGCATGCCGTCCTCGGGGTTCGGGGTGTCCCGATAGTCGTCCTCGTGGCGGAGGATGCATTCAATCTGCAAGGGGTCGAGCCGCTCCTTGAGGGCGATCCCGAAGTTGGGATGGTGGATGCCCTCCCCCGGGCGCGCGTCGCTCGGCAGCGGCCCCTTCGGTTCGGAGTAGTAGAGGAACACCGGCGGGTCGTCGACCGACACGTGGTGCAACGGCGAGGCGTCCTCGAACAGCGAGCCGCAACTGGGGCCGTCGAGGTCGGCGTCGGGCTTGAGGCCGAAGAAGGGACGGATCGCCGCGTGCTCATGAGCCCGTCCGCCGATCCATCGCTTGATGAATCGGGGGTCGTACGACGTCTGGGCGCCGACGCCGCCGATGCAGACCAGGCGCGTCGACTCCCTCCCGACCGGGTCGGGGTCCGAGGGGTCGGCCATGTCGCCCTGAAAGCCGACCCAGAGCGCGATCCCCGCCCCCGCCGAGTTGCCGCACGCGGCGATCCGGTCCGGGTCGATCCCGAGCGCATCGGCCTTATGCCGCAAGAACTGCACGGCGCGGGCGCCGTCGAGCATCGGACCGGGATAGGGCGACTGCCGCGAGAGCCGGTAGTTGGCCGAGGCCACGGCGATCCCCTCCGCCAGACACCGCCGGACCAGCCACGCCGGGACGCTCGACTTGTCGCCGCCGAGGAACCCGCCGCCGTGGAAGAAGATCACCACCGGAGCGGGCCGGCCGCCGAGCTTCTCTCTGGGGGGCGTCCAGACGTCCATGACGTTGCGATCGAACGGCCCGTAACGAAGCTCCGCGACGTCGGGCCGCGGCCTGACGGTCGCCATCCGCCTCTGGATTCTCACGACCGCCTCGTGGGAGACCGGTACGAACAAACCGAGCAGGCCCATCAGGGCCAAAGGATGAGAACGCGACAGCCAGCTCATGGGTGTGCCTCGAAGTGGTCCGCGCCGCCAGCCGCCCGCTGGCGTTGATCGCTCCAACTTAAAGGTGTCGCACCGAGCGTTCCAATTCCATGAGAATCTCGGCGCAACGGCTCAGCACCGTAACGAGAATCCGGATTCGGGCGATCAAGCGGCCGTGAGCGGGCCCTCGCCAGGATCTCGTTCGCTCCGTTGATGTTGTAGGCTTGGGACAGGGTGGAATCCGTGGCCGCGCTACCGAAGCGCTTGCTGGTGAGAGGACGGGCCAGATCGTGTCGCCAATACACCTTCGAACGCCGGACCGGGACGGGTCGCAGAGGAATCGAAAACGCCGGCTCGCCTTCGACGGGCTCGAAGCCCGCCGCTTGCTTGCGACCTTCTACGTCACCGACGCGGTGGATTCGAATGCGCCGGGGACGTTGCGGTACGCGATCAACCAGGCCAACCAGAGCACCGGGGCGAACGACATCGCCTTCGCCCTCCCCGCCTCGACCGCCCCGCTGCTGAATTCGCCCGCCCCGGGCTTCAACCCGACCACCCAGGTCTGGACGATCCAGCTGCAATCCCCCCTGCCGCCGATCACCCGGCCGCTGATCATCGACGGGTTCTCGCAGGCTCACGCCGGGGTGGGCTATCGGTATCCCGTCGACCTCATATCGAATCCGCCTACGATCCACGTCATCCAATCGACGGCCAACACGCTGGTTGCGCGCGACGGCCAGGACGCCAAGGTGCGGGTCGTCCTTGATGGCTCGCTCATCGTCAACCCGTCGAAGATCGGGGTGGAGGTCGACGCCTCTCAGGTGGCGATCCGGGGGATGGCGATCACGGGCTTCCATACCGGCGTTCAGGTCGACCAGCTCGATCCTCAGGGCAATCCGGTGAAGGGAACCTTGATCCAGGGCAACTTCATCGGTGATTACCCGGTCTATCCGGTCGACGCGGCGAGCACCGGCAATCCCCTGCCGGCACCCAATAACGTCTGGACCTACAACGGGTCGAACTCGGGCGTCGGGATCTTGGCCTGGGCCGCCAATACGACCATCGGCGGCGAGAATCCCCAGGACAGCAACGTGATCACGGCGAACGGCCTGGAGGGGATCGTCCTCAACGTCCCCGCGACGGGGGGCGTGGTCTCGGGGAACCAGATCGGCGTGATGAGCCTGGCCGACGGCCGGTATTCGTTGAACGGCAACGGCTACGCGGGAGGCCTGTCGTCCGACGGCGTTCTGGTCCTCGCTTCGAGCGTCCTCATCGGCGGCACAAGCGCGAAAGCGGCCAACGTCATCTCGGCCAACGCGGGCAACGGCGTCCACGTCTCGGGGGCGACCGTCACGGAGACGATCATCGCGTCCAACATCATCGGCCTGGCACCCGGGGGCGGCTATTTGTTCGGGACGGGCAACCCCGGCAACGGTTACGACGGCGTCCGGATCGAGAACGCGACCACGAACTCTATCAGAAACAACACGATCTCCTCGAACGGCGGCGCGGGGGTCCGGCTGATGGGGATCACGGCGACCGGCAACACGCTCACGGGCAACCTGATCGGACTGACGGCCGATGGTCTGGCGGTGAAGGGGAATTTCGGCGAGGGCGTGGCGGTGTACGCGCCCCAGAACACGATCGGCGCGGGCAACGTGATCTCGGGCAACCTCCGCGGCGTCGGCGTCTATGGACCGCTCGCCAGCGGCATCTTGATCCAGAACAACCTGATCGGCACGGATATCACCGGCAAGGTCGACCTCGGCAATGCGCAAGAAGGCGTTTTGATCCAGGATTCGAGCGACGACCGGATCCTCGGCGACGCCAAGGGGGGCCAGGTGATATCGGGCAACCTGATCGGGATCTCGCTCTCGAGCCTGTCGACGATCCGTACGCTGGTCCAGGGCAACTTCGTCGGCACCGACGTCACCGGCACGGCCGCGATCCCCAACGCGCACGAAGGCGTGCTCGTGCTCGACGCCGGGGGCAATACGATCGGCGGAACCACGCCCTCGGCCCTGAACCTGATCTCGGGCAACCACTGGGGCGTCCGGCTCCACGGGGTCGGGACGACCGGCGACCTGGTCGAAGGCAACATCATCGGCGCCGACATCACCGGCAAGCTGCCGATCGGCAACGAGGTCCACGGCGTCATCGTCAGCGGCTCCGCGTCGGGCAACATCATCGGCGGCGTCGATCCGACCGCCGGCAACATCATCGCCTTCAACTTCATAGCTGGCGTGCAGATCGTATCGGGCGTCGGCGACGCCGTCCTCTCGAACAGCATCTTCCAGAACGGCAAGATCGGAATCGACCTCTACGTCCCCGGCGACACCCCCTCGGGCGCCACGCCCAACGCGCCCGCCGGAACGCCCGGCCCGAACAACCTTCAAGCCCATCCCACCCTGACCGCCGCGCTCACCGGCTCGGGCGCGAAGATCCAGGGGACGCTCGTCAGCACCCCGAGCGCGACCTTCTTGATCCAGTTCTTCAGCAGTCCGATCCGCGACCTGTCGGGCTTCGGCCAGGGCCAGACCCTCGTGGGGACCGCCCTCGTGACGACCGACGCGACCGGCTTCGCGGCGATCGACGCCGCCTCGACGGCCGCCATATCGCCCAACGCCTGGATTGCCGCGACCGCAACCAACGTCGCCTCCGCCGACACGTCGGAATTCTCGAACTCCGTCTCGGCCGTCCCGGTCAGCATCCAACTTTCCTCCGACGTCTACACGACGACCGCCCTGGCCGGCGCGGTCTTGATCGACGTCCAGCGCGTCGACAATCCCAACGCGATCGTCTCGGTGAACTACGCCACCGCCCCCGGCTCGGCCCCGTCCGCGACCGCCGGCGTCGACCACGTGAGCGCCTCGGGCACCTTGACGTTCCAGCCGGGCGAGTTTCACAAGACGATCCGGATCGACCTCCTGCCCAACCCGTCGCGGACCACCACGACGTCGAACATCAGCCTGACTCTCAGCCAGCCCTCGGTGGGCGTGACGCTCGGCTCGCCCTCGACGGCCACGGTCACGATCAACAACAACCTGCCGCCGACGCTCGCCTTCGGCGCGTCGACCTACTCGACCTATTCCACCTCCGGCTCGATCGTCGTGACGATCAATCGGAGCGGGGCCGACCTGAGCACCGCCAGCTCCGTCTCGTTCGCGACGGTCGACGGCACGGGCGTCGCGGGGGTCGACTACACGACGACCGCCGGCACGGCGAGCTTCCTCCCCGGCCAGACGAAGGCCACCTTCTCGGTGCCGATCCTTGCCGCCGCCCAGGCCGCGGGAACGCGGACCGTGGGCCTGGTCCTCTCCAACCCGGCCGGCGGGGCGACGCTCGGCGGCCCGAGCGTCGCGATTCTGAACATCGTCACGGCTGCGTCGCCCGCCCCCGGGCCGGTCGACACGGTCCCTCCCCATGTGACCAGCCAGCAGCTTTTTTACGGCCCTGGGGGCGTGGCGGGGATGGTGCTCGGCTTCAGCAAGCCGCTCGACCCGGCGCGGGCCGTCGACCTCGGCAACTACGGCTATTACGTGTACAAGCTCGGTCGCGACGGACGCTTCGGCACGCGCGACGACTCGTACGTCGCGATCGCGTCGGCGACCTACGACGCCTCGCGGTACGCCGTGACGCTCACGTTCGCCAGGGGACTCGGCTCGGCGGGAACGGCCCGGCTCGTCGTCAACGGCCTCGCCAGCTATACGCTGAACCGAGGCGTCGCCGACACGTCGGGCAACCTGCTCTCGGGCGTGGGCGACAACGTGCCAGGCTCGTCCTATACAACCAACTTCAGCCTGGCGGCCCCGAAGCCCGTGACGACGGTCGGCCGATCGCCGATCACGCGAACGCCCGTCGTCCGAGCTCCGATCGTTCGGGCTCCAGTCGTTCGAAAGACCTTGCCGCACCCCGTGGCCCGGACGCAAACGCGGGGGCGCTGAGCATCCGTCACCCCTTCCCGGAGAGCCGGGGGATCTTCTTGATGTTCCCTTTACAAGCTTCCGGCGGTTCCCTCACAATGTTGATTTGAATTTTGCTTTCCGGAGTCGGCCCGCGCGCGGGAGTCCCCGGAAGTCGAGATTTCCCACTCGCATTCTCAGCTTGGATACACCATGAAGGCCACGCAAGCCGCCGCGGACGCGCAGCAGAAGTTCGACAACAACGGCCAGTACAGCCGTGATTCGATCCTGCGATACGAGAAGATCTTCGGCGACAACTACATCAGCACCGGCGGCGTCGAGACGACCGAGAACCTGTTCTCACGCCTCGAAGGGTGGATCAAGCCCGGCATGCGGGTGCTCGACGTCGGCAGCGGGATCGGCGGCGCAGCGTTCGACCTGGTCAAGCGGTTCGACGCCAAGGTGACCGGCATCGACCTGGCCGAGGAGATGGTGGCCGTCGGACACGACCGCGCCAAGACCGCCGGCATGTCCGACAAGGTCGACTTCATCCTCGGCGACGTGCTCAAGACCGACTTCCCCGAGAAGTTCGATCTGATCTGGAGCCGCGACGCCTTCATGCACATTCCCGACAAGGCGGCGCTCTTCGCCAAGCTGTACAGCCTGCTCAACGACGGCGGCAAGCTGATCATCACCGACTACGCCCGAGGCAAGACGCCGGCCTCGCCGGAGTTCGAAGAGTACATCCGCAACACCGGCTACAGCGTCATAGAGCCCCAGCAGTACGGAAAGGTGCTCGAAGCGGCCGGGTTCGTCGACGTGATCGTGGACGACGCCACCGCGACGTTCGTCGACATCCTCGAACGCGAGTCCAAGCGGCTCCGCGAGCATCGTCAGGAATTCCTCACGGTCTTCAGCGAGAAGGATCTCAACTACCTGGTCGACCGCTGGGCCATGAAGGAGCGGTTCTGCGCGGCCGGCGACCAGAAGTGGGGCATCTACCTCGCCACCCGCCGCGGCTGAGCCGAGCTTTTCGTCGTCAACCAACCCACACGTCGGCAAGTGCGAATTGCGCGGCGCGCCCCCTCGACCCTTTGCAACGGGGGGGCTCGCCGCTTTGGGAGGATTGCGAGGGCATGCCGGGCACCGCGAACAACGACGTCCGAGACCTGGCGAGTTTCGGGTACAAGCAAGAGCTCGACCGATCGCTGGGAAGCTTCTCGTCGTTCGCGGCCGGATTCTCGTACATCTCGATCCTCACCGGCGTCTTCCAGATGTTCTACCTGGGATACGCGGCGGGGGGGCCGGCGTTCTTCTGGACCTGGCCCCTGGTCTTCGTCGGCCAGTTCACCGTGGCGCTCTGCTTCGCCGAGCTGGCCGCGTCGTACCCGCTCTCGGGCGGCGTCTACCAATGGTCGAAGAAAGTCGGCTCGCCGCTGGTCGGATGGCTGACCGGCTGGGTCTACCTGGCGTGCTCGATCCTGTCGCTGGCGTCGGTGGCCCTGGCCCTCCAGAACACGTTGCCCCAGATCTCGCCGTCGTTCCAGTGGTTCGGCGACGGGACCGCCGCCGTCGACCAGGCCAAGAACGCCGTCTTGCTCGGCTGCACCCTGATCGTCTTTACGACGGTCATCAACGCCGTGGGGGTCCGGCTCATGGCCCGGATCAACAACGTCGGCGTCTGCGCCGAGCTGGCCGGCGTGGTTCTCTTGATCGTGCTGCTGGCCCTGCGGGCGCGGCGCGGGCCGGAGATCCTGCTCGACGTCCAGGGGCGCGGCGAAGGCGCGCCAGGGGGCTATTTCGGCCCGTTCCTGGCCGCCGCGGTGATGGCGTCGTACGTCCTTTACGGCTTCGACACGGCGGGAACCCTGGCCGAGGAGACCGCCGACCCTCGCCGCCGCGCCCCCAAGGCGATCCTCACGGCGCTCGCCGCGGCGGGGCTCGCGGGAGGGCTGTTGATCGCGTCGGGCCTGACGGCCGTCGTCAATCCGGCCGACCCGGCGCTCGGGCAGGTTTCCGGCGGTCTGCCGTACATCGTCAAAACCGTCCTGGGGCCGTGGCTCGGGACGTTGTTCCTGATCGAAGTGGTCTTCGCCGTCACCGTCTGCGCCCTGGCCGTTCACGCGGGGACGGTGCGGTTGATCTTCGCGATGGCGCGCGACAACAGCCTGCCGTTCGCCGAGGCCCTCGCCCGGGTGACCGGCGAGACCCGCACGCCGATCGCGCCGGCCGTCGTCACGGGACTGTTCGCCGCCGCGATCCTGCTCGCCAACGTCAACGCGCCGCGGATCATTGAAACCCTGTGCTCGGTCGCCCTCGTCTGGGCGAACCTGGCTTATCTTATGGTCACGCTGCCGCTCTTGATCGTGCGGCTGCGAGCCTGGCCCGACCGGTTCGGAGCGAGCGACGACGACGCCCCCACGCCCGACAAACGGTTCAGCCTGGGACGGCTGGCTTTGCCCGTGAACATTGCGGCCGTGCTCTGGGGCGTCGGGCTGATCGTCAATATGAGCTGGCCTCGCCCCCAGGTCTACGGCGACGACCCGGTAGGCCGGTACGCGGCGGTCCTGGCGACGGCCGTTCTGCTCGGCGTCGGGGCCTTGTATTTTCTCTCGGTCGGTCGGCTGCGGGCCGGCGTCTTGCCCGAACACGCCGCCGAGATCCCGGTCGAGACCGAACTCGACTTCTCCGGCTCGGCGTCGGGTATGATAGGCCAGCTCGCGCCCGGCGAGTCCTCCTGAACGAGTCAAGGAACCCACACCATGGTCGAAGTCCTCAAGCGCCGGAAGCCTCGCCCCGCGCCCGAATCGCGCGAGCTCGCGCCGCCGAGCCCCCTGCGCCGCGCCCTCGGCTGGTGCGTCCACACGTACACGGCGTCGGGCCTGGCGATCGCGGCGGTGATCCTCGCGCTCCTGGTCGAGGGGGGGCTCGACGCCTTCCGCTGGTCGTTCCTGCTGATGTTCACGGCCACGATCGTCGACGCCACCGACGGCACCTTCGCCCGCGCCGTGCGGATCAAGGAGGCGGTGCCCAGCTTCGACGGCCGCCGGCTCGACGACATCACCGACTTCCTCACCTACACGTTCTTGCCCTTGATGCTGATCTGGCGGGCCGGGCTAATACCCGCCGGCTATGAAGCCTGGCTGATCGCCCCCTTGCTGGCGAGCGCCTACGGTTTCTGCCAGGTGGACGTGAAGACGCACGACGGCTACTTCCTGGGCTTCCCCTCGCTCTGGAACATCGTCGCGCTGTATCTCTACGCCCTGACGATCCCCCAATGGGGCGCGCTCGGCGTGGTGCTGCTGCTGGCCTTCCTCACGTTCGTGCCCGTCAAGCACCTGTATCCGTCGCAACCCGGGCGGTTGAACCGGTTCGCGACGATCACGGGGAGCGTCTGGGGCGTTCTGGTCGCCTGGCTGGCCTGGCGGCTGCCGACCTCGGCGCAAGGTACGATCGACGCCGGGACGACGACCCTGGCCCTGGTCTCGTTGATCTACCCGGCCTTCTACATGGGCACCTCGTGGTACATCACGATCCGAGACTGGTCGCGACCCGAGCATCGGTCCCCAGCGTGAGGGCGTCGAGATCCTCGGCCCTCGCCTCGCGCTGGCCTTCCTCGACGTCGACCAGGGCGAGCAACAGCCCTCCCACGGCGAAGAAGCCGATGACGCCGAGGATCGCTCCACGGCTCGACCCCGACAGCATGTTGATGACCGCGAACATGGCCGGGCCGAAGATCCCCGCGAACTTCTCCACGACCGCGAAGAAGCCGAAGAACTCGCCCGACTTGCTGCGTGGGATCAAGCTCGCGAACAGCGACCGCGAAAGCCCCTGCGTCCCCCCCTGCACCGTCCCCACGAGCACGGCCAGGATCAAGAAGTCGCGTTCCGTCTTCATGAAATAACCGACGATGCAGATCAGCGTGTAGACGCCCAGCCCGAGCATGATCGACCGCTTCACCCCCAGCTTTCCCGCCAGCGCGCCGAAGAGGAACGAGAACGGGATGCCGACGAACTGGACGATCAGAATCGAGGCGATCATGGCCGTCGGCTTGATTTTCAGCTCAGCGCCGTAGACCGTCGCCATGCGGATGATCGTGCCGATGCCGTCGTTGTAGATCAGGAACGCCAGGAGCATCAAGAACCCCTGCCGACACCGCCGGAGGTCGCGACCCGTCTCCTTGAGTCGGAGCATCGTGGCCCGCTGCGGATGCAGATCGGCCCAGCGGTCGGCGTCGGCGCCAAGGGTCGGCTCGGAGACCCGACGGAACAGCGGGATCGAGAATATGAACCACCAGACGGCGACCGACACGAAGGCCAGTCGAGTCGGGAGCGTGGTCTGAGCGTCGGTCAGCCCCTTGCCGGACGGGAGCCCGAACCATTGCGGGTTCAGGATCCAGGCCAGGTTCAGCGCGAGTAGCAAGCCGCCGCCGACGTACCCCAGCGCATAGCCGGCCGTCGAGACCCGGTCGATCTCGTCGGGCCGCGCGATGTGCGGCAGCAGGGCGTCGTAGAACACGAAGCTGCCGTTGGCGCCGATATTGGCGAGGATGAACAAGACCGAGGCAAGCAGCCAGTCGCCGGTGTGGATGAAGTACATCGCCGCGACCGCCGTCAGGCCGATCGCCAGGAATATCCCCAGCAGCTTCTTCTTCCGCGCCGTGTGATCGGCGTAAGCGCCGAGGATCGGCGAGACGACCGCGATCAGGATCATGCCGATGGTCGTCGCCACCGCCAGCCGCCCCGACGCGACACTGGGTTCGAGGCCCTTGCACGCCACGGTCGAATAATAGATCGGGAAGACGGCCGTGATGATCGTGCAGACCATCGCCGAGTTGGCCCAGTCGTACATCGCCCAGGCCCGCAGTTCCGGCCGGTTCAAGCCGAGACTCGCCAACAGGCGCGACCAGAGCCCGGTTTCACCGTCTTCCGCGCGCGTCTCGTGCCGCTGAACGCTCATCGCCGGGTCCTCTTCGAGTCTCTGAATCAAGCTGGGGGCATCCGCATTCCGCGACCTCGCGGACTGCTCCCGCTCGTTGCGCGCGGGTCGCGAATCGAACTATCTACGGCATAACCCCCCTTGTTGACCAGTGCAGCTTCGCCTCGCGGCACGGCGCGCGGACGACGACGAAACCGGCCTTCCTATCTTAAAACTAATTAAAGCACCAAATTAAATCCTTCTCAGAAGCCGGGTTTCGGCTGGACGTCACTCATTGAATTCAAGGATATTATCAATATGATGATCAGGCGGTTTGCCTGCTGGAACAACGGACGGCGCACGGCCTCGGAGCCGAGCTGGATCAGCCGTCGGGACGAATCGACTCCCACTGCGTCGACCTCCCACTCAACCTCGCCGCCGATAGCGGCCGCGAACCTCGCGACTTGACCAACAACGTGTCTGGTCGAACAATTCCATCGCTCGCGCCGCCTCGTTGGATTCGCTCACTACGGCGCGAACTTCCGTGGACTCCGCGGATTTCAACGCTCCGCATCGAGGTAAAATGCCACCACATGTACGAATTCGTATTCTTTCCAGCAACCGTTGGTTGATCGGCGGATTGGCGACTGCGATCGGGCTCGCGGCGGCTTGGGTGTGGATCGGCAGGCTTCCCTCGTCCGGGTCGCCGGCCTCGATTCCCGAGACCGGGCCGGCGCCTGTGAAGCGCAGCGCGGCGGCCGACCGGATCGTCCGGATCACGGCCGAGCAGCAGAAGGTCATCGGCGTCGAGGTCGAGCCCGTGCGACTCGAGCCCGAGACGATCCTGGTCCGCGTCCCCGGCCGGATCGCGCCGGACGAGACCCGGTTCGCGTTCATCACCCCGCGCGCCCCGGGGATCGTCCACAGCGTCTCGGTGCGGATCGGTCAGGACGTCAAGGCCGGCGACGTGCTGGCCACGATCGAGAGTTCGCTGGTCGGCCAGGCCCGCCTCGACCTGCTCACGAACCTCCAGGCGTACGACGTGGCGCTGGCGCAGGCCCGCTGGCAGGAGATGATCCTCCGCAACACCAATGAGCTGATCGAGCGGCTCAAGGCCGAGGACACCCCCGAGCAGATCCACCAGAAGTTCGCCGACAAGCCGGTGGGGATCAATCGCGGACTCTTGCTGACCGCTTACACCGCGCATCGCCTGGCGAAGGCGAATCTGGGGCGGAAGAGCGACCTGTTCGACCAGGAGATCATCCGGGGCCAGCAGCTTGAGGAGACGAAGGCCCGGTTCGACTCGGACCTGGCCGCCTATCAGACGCTCCTGGACCAGACGGGCTATGAGACCGGACTGGCGAACATCCGCGCCCAGCAGGCGTTGCGGCAGGCCGAGACCGCGGTGCTCGTCGCCCGCGAGAAGCTCCAGGTGCTGGGCGTCGACCCCGACGACGACGACTACCTCCCCAAGGGCCTCATGCAGCCGGT contains:
- a CDS encoding CDP-alcohol phosphatidyltransferase family protein, coding for MVEVLKRRKPRPAPESRELAPPSPLRRALGWCVHTYTASGLAIAAVILALLVEGGLDAFRWSFLLMFTATIVDATDGTFARAVRIKEAVPSFDGRRLDDITDFLTYTFLPLMLIWRAGLIPAGYEAWLIAPLLASAYGFCQVDVKTHDGYFLGFPSLWNIVALYLYALTIPQWGALGVVLLLAFLTFVPVKHLYPSQPGRLNRFATITGSVWGVLVAWLAWRLPTSAQGTIDAGTTTLALVSLIYPAFYMGTSWYITIRDWSRPEHRSPA
- a CDS encoding alpha/beta hydrolase, with translation MSWLSRSHPLALMGLLGLFVPVSHEAVVRIQRRMATVRPRPDVAELRYGPFDRNVMDVWTPPREKLGGRPAPVVIFFHGGGFLGGDKSSVPAWLVRRCLAEGIAVASANYRLSRQSPYPGPMLDGARAVQFLRHKADALGIDPDRIAACGNSAGAGIALWVGFQGDMADPSDPDPVGRESTRLVCIGGVGAQTSYDPRFIKRWIGGRAHEHAAIRPFFGLKPDADLDGPSCGSLFEDASPLHHVSVDDPPVFLYYSEPKGPLPSDARPGEGIHHPNFGIALKERLDPLQIECILRHEDDYRDTPNPEDGMPRDFVAFFQRHLLK
- a CDS encoding beta strand repeat-containing protein; amino-acid sequence: MSPIHLRTPDRDGSQRNRKRRLAFDGLEARRLLATFYVTDAVDSNAPGTLRYAINQANQSTGANDIAFALPASTAPLLNSPAPGFNPTTQVWTIQLQSPLPPITRPLIIDGFSQAHAGVGYRYPVDLISNPPTIHVIQSTANTLVARDGQDAKVRVVLDGSLIVNPSKIGVEVDASQVAIRGMAITGFHTGVQVDQLDPQGNPVKGTLIQGNFIGDYPVYPVDAASTGNPLPAPNNVWTYNGSNSGVGILAWAANTTIGGENPQDSNVITANGLEGIVLNVPATGGVVSGNQIGVMSLADGRYSLNGNGYAGGLSSDGVLVLASSVLIGGTSAKAANVISANAGNGVHVSGATVTETIIASNIIGLAPGGGYLFGTGNPGNGYDGVRIENATTNSIRNNTISSNGGAGVRLMGITATGNTLTGNLIGLTADGLAVKGNFGEGVAVYAPQNTIGAGNVISGNLRGVGVYGPLASGILIQNNLIGTDITGKVDLGNAQEGVLIQDSSDDRILGDAKGGQVISGNLIGISLSSLSTIRTLVQGNFVGTDVTGTAAIPNAHEGVLVLDAGGNTIGGTTPSALNLISGNHWGVRLHGVGTTGDLVEGNIIGADITGKLPIGNEVHGVIVSGSASGNIIGGVDPTAGNIIAFNFIAGVQIVSGVGDAVLSNSIFQNGKIGIDLYVPGDTPSGATPNAPAGTPGPNNLQAHPTLTAALTGSGAKIQGTLVSTPSATFLIQFFSSPIRDLSGFGQGQTLVGTALVTTDATGFAAIDAASTAAISPNAWIAATATNVASADTSEFSNSVSAVPVSIQLSSDVYTTTALAGAVLIDVQRVDNPNAIVSVNYATAPGSAPSATAGVDHVSASGTLTFQPGEFHKTIRIDLLPNPSRTTTTSNISLTLSQPSVGVTLGSPSTATVTINNNLPPTLAFGASTYSTYSTSGSIVVTINRSGADLSTASSVSFATVDGTGVAGVDYTTTAGTASFLPGQTKATFSVPILAAAQAAGTRTVGLVLSNPAGGATLGGPSVAILNIVTAASPAPGPVDTVPPHVTSQQLFYGPGGVAGMVLGFSKPLDPARAVDLGNYGYYVYKLGRDGRFGTRDDSYVAIASATYDASRYAVTLTFARGLGSAGTARLVVNGLASYTLNRGVADTSGNLLSGVGDNVPGSSYTTNFSLAAPKPVTTVGRSPITRTPVVRAPIVRAPVVRKTLPHPVARTQTRGR
- a CDS encoding amino acid permease, with protein sequence MPGTANNDVRDLASFGYKQELDRSLGSFSSFAAGFSYISILTGVFQMFYLGYAAGGPAFFWTWPLVFVGQFTVALCFAELAASYPLSGGVYQWSKKVGSPLVGWLTGWVYLACSILSLASVALALQNTLPQISPSFQWFGDGTAAVDQAKNAVLLGCTLIVFTTVINAVGVRLMARINNVGVCAELAGVVLLIVLLALRARRGPEILLDVQGRGEGAPGGYFGPFLAAAVMASYVLYGFDTAGTLAEETADPRRRAPKAILTALAAAGLAGGLLIASGLTAVVNPADPALGQVSGGLPYIVKTVLGPWLGTLFLIEVVFAVTVCALAVHAGTVRLIFAMARDNSLPFAEALARVTGETRTPIAPAVVTGLFAAAILLANVNAPRIIETLCSVALVWANLAYLMVTLPLLIVRLRAWPDRFGASDDDAPTPDKRFSLGRLALPVNIAAVLWGVGLIVNMSWPRPQVYGDDPVGRYAAVLATAVLLGVGALYFLSVGRLRAGVLPEHAAEIPVETELDFSGSASGMIGQLAPGESS
- a CDS encoding methyltransferase domain-containing protein, with the translated sequence MKATQAAADAQQKFDNNGQYSRDSILRYEKIFGDNYISTGGVETTENLFSRLEGWIKPGMRVLDVGSGIGGAAFDLVKRFDAKVTGIDLAEEMVAVGHDRAKTAGMSDKVDFILGDVLKTDFPEKFDLIWSRDAFMHIPDKAALFAKLYSLLNDGGKLIITDYARGKTPASPEFEEYIRNTGYSVIEPQQYGKVLEAAGFVDVIVDDATATFVDILERESKRLREHRQEFLTVFSEKDLNYLVDRWAMKERFCAAGDQKWGIYLATRRG
- a CDS encoding efflux RND transporter periplasmic adaptor subunit, whose protein sequence is MATAIGLAAAWVWIGRLPSSGSPASIPETGPAPVKRSAAADRIVRITAEQQKVIGVEVEPVRLEPETILVRVPGRIAPDETRFAFITPRAPGIVHSVSVRIGQDVKAGDVLATIESSLVGQARLDLLTNLQAYDVALAQARWQEMILRNTNELIERLKAEDTPEQIHQKFADKPVGINRGLLLTAYTAHRLAKANLGRKSDLFDQEIIRGQQLEETKARFDSDLAAYQTLLDQTGYETGLANIRAQQALRQAETAVLVAREKLQVLGVDPDDDDYLPKGLMQPVPAAAESAGLQAQTAAALAAAPTQVRRPSSKVPASLYKLKAPFAGTILDRELVVPGVAVEIANRIFTLANLDHVWIEANINPSNLVHLRNDRHVDVRFTSDAYPEQEFEAKVLYSGDMVIEKTQTVTMLARAENPEHLLKPGMYIDVTVAVHSDHKVPSVPSNALLSDDDRWIAFVRIGPEEFELRDVKTRGPGEARAAVFSGLNPGEDVVTHGAFKLKAELIRMASSDSPS
- a CDS encoding MFS transporter; its protein translation is MSVQRHETRAEDGETGLWSRLLASLGLNRPELRAWAMYDWANSAMVCTIITAVFPIYYSTVACKGLEPSVASGRLAVATTIGMILIAVVSPILGAYADHTARKKKLLGIFLAIGLTAVAAMYFIHTGDWLLASVLFILANIGANGSFVFYDALLPHIARPDEIDRVSTAGYALGYVGGGLLLALNLAWILNPQWFGLPSGKGLTDAQTTLPTRLAFVSVAVWWFIFSIPLFRRVSEPTLGADADRWADLHPQRATMLRLKETGRDLRRCRQGFLMLLAFLIYNDGIGTIIRMATVYGAELKIKPTAMIASILIVQFVGIPFSFLFGALAGKLGVKRSIMLGLGVYTLICIVGYFMKTERDFLILAVLVGTVQGGTQGLSRSLFASLIPRSKSGEFFGFFAVVEKFAGIFGPAMFAVINMLSGSSRGAILGVIGFFAVGGLLLALVDVEEGQREARAEDLDALTLGTDARVATSLGS